From the genome of Streptacidiphilus rugosus AM-16, one region includes:
- a CDS encoding ATP-binding protein produces MHVRGDQPGEAPLGTGTVPAAGAGPGVAGPPVPGVEGVWRFAAPAVDVTVSHARHAVRDLLLAQGVAGPVYEELLDGILLIVSELVTNSVRHAALLSPELVVEIVLSAGWVRLSVEDSHPYRPKALSEDFNRLGGRGLLLVKAITAEAGGACDVDRTSGGGKVVWVELPLPRPRTGR; encoded by the coding sequence ATGCATGTCCGCGGAGACCAGCCCGGCGAAGCGCCGCTCGGCACAGGAACGGTTCCGGCCGCAGGCGCCGGGCCAGGCGTGGCCGGGCCGCCGGTGCCCGGGGTCGAGGGGGTGTGGCGGTTCGCCGCACCCGCCGTGGACGTGACCGTGTCGCACGCGCGGCACGCGGTCAGGGACCTGCTGCTCGCGCAGGGCGTGGCCGGCCCCGTCTACGAGGAACTGCTGGACGGCATCCTGCTGATCGTCTCCGAGCTGGTGACCAACTCGGTCCGGCACGCCGCGCTGCTCTCCCCCGAGCTCGTCGTGGAGATCGTGCTGTCGGCCGGCTGGGTGCGGCTGTCCGTCGAGGACAGCCACCCCTACCGCCCCAAGGCGCTCTCCGAGGACTTCAACCGGCTCGGCGGGCGCGGGCTGCTGCTGGTCAAGGCGATCACCGCCGAGGCCGGGGGCGCGTGCGACGTGGACCGGACCTCCGGCGGGGGCAAGGTCGTCTGGGTGGAACTGCCGCTGCCGCGCCCCCGCACGGGTCGGTGA
- a CDS encoding MarR family winged helix-turn-helix transcriptional regulator: MPLIDSGPEAAEPAPASDPTGADRVDHADESVPGDTAALASELHTVLGLLVRRTRAASGESELTPSQRSVAARLLRDGPTTTADLARAELVRPQSMRMTVSALEERGLIRRTPHPTDGRQVLVELSEAGRVTITGILRAKQDWLTEALDGALDADQRAVLAAALPVLRTLAGAEA, translated from the coding sequence ATGCCACTGATCGACTCCGGGCCCGAGGCCGCCGAACCGGCCCCGGCGTCCGACCCCACCGGCGCGGACCGCGTCGATCACGCCGACGAGAGCGTGCCAGGCGACACCGCCGCCCTCGCGTCGGAGCTGCACACCGTGCTCGGGCTGCTGGTCCGGCGCACCCGCGCGGCCTCGGGCGAGAGCGAGCTGACCCCCTCCCAGCGCTCCGTCGCGGCCCGGCTGCTCAGGGACGGCCCCACCACGACCGCCGACCTGGCCCGGGCGGAGCTGGTGCGCCCGCAGTCGATGCGGATGACCGTCTCCGCCCTGGAGGAGCGCGGGCTGATCCGGCGCACCCCGCACCCGACCGACGGCCGCCAGGTGCTGGTGGAGCTGTCGGAGGCGGGCCGGGTCACGATCACCGGCATACTCCGGGCCAAGCAGGACTGGCTGACCGAGGCGCTGGACGGCGCCCTGGACGCGGACCAGCGGGCGGTGCTCGCCGCCGCGCTGCCGGTCCTGCGCACACTCGCGGGCGCGGAGGCATGA
- a CDS encoding L,D-transpeptidase family protein: MPLASHGRHAKPRTPVLRSAAATAALGTAAAAVSVLGSGTAQAAPAGHSNVAMLGSTGPAFHAPTRVGSAQQVITVQSNGSYATVTAWQIGATGWQQVVSTTAGRVGANGVTNGLTRTQGTNTTPTGTFTITQGFGVAPNPGTRMPYHQVTAHDWWVEDPTSAYYNQMRTDTQGGFHLTEAGDDGSEHLINYPTQYHNALVINFNMDPAVQGRGAGIFLHDLSSSAGPTAGCVAVPASVLTKIMTWIDPAAHPVIVIS; the protein is encoded by the coding sequence ATGCCGCTCGCGTCCCACGGCCGCCACGCCAAGCCCCGCACCCCCGTCCTGCGGTCCGCGGCGGCGACCGCCGCGCTCGGCACGGCCGCGGCCGCGGTCTCGGTGCTCGGCTCGGGCACCGCGCAGGCGGCGCCGGCGGGCCACTCGAACGTCGCGATGCTCGGCTCGACCGGTCCGGCCTTCCACGCGCCGACGCGGGTCGGATCGGCGCAGCAGGTCATCACCGTGCAGTCGAACGGCAGCTACGCCACCGTCACCGCCTGGCAGATCGGCGCCACCGGCTGGCAGCAGGTCGTCTCGACGACCGCGGGCAGGGTCGGCGCGAACGGGGTCACCAACGGTCTGACCCGGACTCAGGGCACCAACACCACCCCGACGGGCACCTTCACCATCACCCAGGGCTTCGGCGTCGCCCCGAACCCGGGCACCCGGATGCCGTACCACCAGGTGACCGCACACGACTGGTGGGTGGAGGATCCGACGTCGGCCTACTACAACCAGATGCGCACCGACACCCAGGGCGGCTTCCACCTGACCGAGGCCGGGGACGACGGCAGCGAGCACCTGATCAACTACCCGACGCAGTACCACAACGCGCTGGTGATCAACTTCAATATGGATCCCGCCGTGCAGGGCCGGGGCGCGGGCATCTTCCTGCACGACCTCAGCTCCTCCGCCGGACCGACGGCCGGCTGCGTGGCCGTGCCGGCGAGCGTGCTCACCAAGATCATGACCTGGATCGACCCCGCCGCGCACCCCGTCATCGTGATCAGCTGA
- a CDS encoding isochorismatase family protein has product MNATVLDPNSALILIDLQKGISAFAAEHGGAEVIANSERLASAFRARGLPVVLVNVTGGALGRTSMPRPQGERPADWAELVIPAQSGDITVTKQTWGAFHNTALDAELRGRGVTQVVVAGIATSMGVESTARAAHEHGYHVTVASDAVTDPDRVSHEHSLTRVFPKLGETGTTDELIKLLG; this is encoded by the coding sequence ATGAACGCCACCGTCCTCGACCCGAACAGCGCGCTGATCCTGATCGACCTGCAGAAGGGCATCTCCGCGTTCGCCGCGGAGCACGGCGGCGCCGAGGTGATCGCCAACTCCGAGCGCCTCGCCTCCGCGTTCCGCGCCCGCGGACTGCCGGTGGTGCTGGTCAACGTCACCGGCGGCGCGCTCGGCCGCACCTCGATGCCGCGCCCGCAGGGCGAGCGCCCGGCCGACTGGGCCGAGCTGGTGATCCCGGCCCAGTCCGGCGACATCACCGTCACCAAGCAGACCTGGGGCGCGTTCCACAACACCGCGCTCGACGCGGAACTGCGCGGGCGCGGAGTGACGCAGGTCGTCGTGGCGGGCATCGCGACCAGCATGGGCGTCGAGTCCACCGCCCGTGCCGCGCACGAGCACGGCTACCACGTCACCGTCGCCTCCGACGCGGTGACCGACCCCGACCGCGTCTCCCACGAGCACAGCCTGACCCGCGTCTTCCCCAAGCTGGGCGAGACCGGCACGACCGACGAACTCATCAAGCTCCTGGGCTGA
- a CDS encoding MBL fold metallo-hydrolase: MGLNRAGKIATGVGAAGAAALAWAAREIPVAFGGDPKKGGRGLRLAESPRYRDGVFHNPPGPDRSGDMARPDARGVAREMLFGKQQRKPSRPVPLVRDIAQTAAEDIAVTWFGHSSALVEIEGQRVLLDPVWSERCSPSQSAGPRRLHNPPVELERLPDVDAVLISHDHYDHLDMHTIMALSRLQNAPFVVPLGVGAHLERWGVPLSRIIELDWDETAEVGGLRLVCTSAYHFSGRGFSNNGTLWSSWAILGQERKVFYSGDSGYFDGFARTGEQYGPFDLTLIQIGAYSDHWPDIHMTPEEGLRTHLDVRGELLVPVHWCTFVLGLHDWSEPVERLCEAADAAGVRLAVPRPGERVLAAAPPKLDHWWRAVV, from the coding sequence ATGGGACTGAACCGGGCAGGGAAGATCGCCACGGGGGTCGGCGCGGCGGGCGCGGCGGCCCTGGCCTGGGCGGCGCGTGAGATCCCGGTCGCCTTCGGCGGCGACCCGAAGAAGGGCGGCCGCGGCCTGCGGCTGGCCGAGTCGCCCCGCTACCGCGACGGCGTCTTCCACAACCCGCCCGGCCCCGACCGGTCCGGCGACATGGCCCGTCCCGACGCCCGCGGCGTGGCCAGGGAGATGCTCTTCGGCAAGCAGCAGCGCAAGCCCTCCCGCCCGGTCCCGCTCGTCCGCGACATCGCGCAGACGGCCGCCGAGGACATCGCGGTGACCTGGTTCGGCCACTCCAGCGCGCTGGTGGAGATCGAGGGGCAGCGGGTGCTGCTGGACCCGGTCTGGAGCGAGCGCTGTTCGCCCTCGCAGTCGGCGGGACCGCGCCGTCTGCACAACCCGCCGGTCGAGCTGGAGCGTCTGCCCGACGTCGACGCCGTGCTGATCTCCCACGACCACTACGACCACCTGGACATGCACACCATCATGGCGCTGTCCCGGCTGCAGAACGCGCCCTTCGTCGTCCCGCTGGGCGTGGGCGCGCACCTGGAGCGCTGGGGCGTGCCGCTGTCCCGCATCATCGAGCTGGACTGGGACGAGACCGCCGAGGTCGGTGGCCTGCGGCTGGTGTGCACCTCCGCGTACCACTTCTCCGGCCGCGGCTTCTCGAACAACGGGACGCTGTGGAGCTCGTGGGCGATCCTCGGGCAGGAGAGGAAGGTCTTCTACAGCGGTGACTCCGGCTACTTCGACGGCTTCGCCCGCACCGGCGAGCAGTACGGCCCGTTCGACCTGACGCTGATCCAGATCGGCGCCTACAGCGACCACTGGCCCGACATCCACATGACGCCCGAGGAGGGCCTGCGCACCCACCTGGACGTGCGCGGCGAACTGCTCGTGCCGGTGCACTGGTGCACCTTCGTGCTCGGCCTGCACGACTGGTCGGAGCCGGTGGAGCGGCTCTGCGAGGCCGCGGACGCCGCGGGTGTGCGGCTGGCGGTCCCGCGCCCGGGGGAGCGGGTCCTCGCCGCCGCGCCCCCGAAGCTCGACCACTGGTGGCGCGCGGTGGTGTGA
- a CDS encoding MFS transporter — protein MTAPAGVVSGRLGQTDGRRPFAASMMSPLLLGVALNPVNTTMIATTLVAIGGAFGVGAAQTAWLVAVLYLASAVGQPTMGRLADLVGPRKVFLTGLCVVVVAGAVGAFAPAFGWLIASRVLLGVGTSAAYPAAMAMLRAETRRTGVEAPRPVLGRLSLASLASAAVGPVLGGALAATLGWRAVFAVNIPVALVALLLALRWVPADEPRPARGASARGASAPTDGLRSQIDPPGLVLFAATIATTMLFLMRLTHPQLLLLALALLLGAALVRWELRAAHPFLDLRLLGRNPGLTRSFVRSGLTYLVLYCMLYGFSQWLEQAHGFNAFHAGLIALPMSGTAAVFALLGARTRTLRAPLVALTGLLLAGSVLLLVIGDGSPVALLVLASALFGVGQGLASSCNQAAVYAQAPADVIGSAAGLQRTSIYLGAILSSSVIAMLYGSRATQAGLHGVALVMCALSAVLILFTALDRALRPRP, from the coding sequence ATGACCGCCCCGGCAGGCGTGGTCTCCGGCCGCCTCGGGCAGACGGACGGACGCAGGCCGTTCGCGGCGTCGATGATGTCTCCGCTGCTGCTCGGCGTGGCCCTCAACCCGGTCAACACCACGATGATCGCGACCACGCTCGTCGCGATAGGCGGCGCGTTCGGCGTGGGCGCGGCGCAGACGGCGTGGCTGGTCGCCGTCCTCTACCTGGCCAGTGCCGTGGGCCAGCCGACCATGGGCCGCCTGGCGGACCTCGTCGGTCCGCGGAAGGTGTTCCTGACCGGCCTCTGCGTGGTCGTGGTGGCGGGCGCCGTCGGCGCGTTCGCCCCGGCCTTCGGCTGGCTGATCGCCTCGCGCGTGCTGCTCGGCGTCGGCACCTCGGCGGCCTATCCGGCGGCGATGGCCATGCTGCGCGCCGAGACCCGGCGCACCGGCGTCGAGGCGCCGCGCCCGGTCCTCGGCCGCCTCTCCCTCGCCTCGCTGGCCAGCGCCGCCGTCGGCCCGGTGCTCGGCGGCGCGCTCGCGGCGACGCTGGGCTGGCGGGCGGTGTTCGCGGTCAACATCCCGGTGGCCCTGGTGGCGCTGCTGCTCGCGCTGCGCTGGGTGCCGGCCGACGAACCGCGCCCGGCTCGGGGCGCCTCGGCTCGCGGCGCCTCGGCTCCGACGGACGGGCTGCGTTCGCAGATCGACCCGCCGGGTCTGGTCCTGTTCGCGGCGACGATCGCCACGACGATGCTCTTCCTGATGCGGCTCACCCACCCGCAGTTGCTGCTGCTCGCGCTCGCCCTGCTGCTGGGCGCGGCGCTGGTGCGCTGGGAGCTGCGGGCCGCCCACCCCTTCCTGGACCTGCGCCTGCTCGGCCGTAACCCGGGGCTCACCCGAAGTTTCGTCCGCAGCGGGCTCACCTACCTGGTGCTGTACTGCATGCTCTACGGCTTCTCGCAGTGGCTGGAGCAGGCCCACGGCTTCAACGCCTTCCACGCCGGCCTGATCGCCCTGCCGATGTCCGGCACCGCCGCCGTCTTCGCGCTGCTCGGCGCGCGCACCAGGACGCTGCGGGCGCCGTTGGTGGCACTGACCGGACTGCTGCTGGCCGGCTCGGTCCTGCTGCTGGTCATCGGCGACGGCTCGCCGGTCGCCCTGCTGGTCCTGGCCAGCGCGCTCTTCGGCGTAGGCCAGGGACTGGCGTCCAGTTGCAACCAGGCCGCCGTCTACGCGCAGGCCCCCGCCGACGTCATCGGTTCGGCGGCCGGGCTGCAGCGCACCTCGATCTATCTGGGCGCGATCCTCTCCTCCTCCGTCATCGCCATGCTCTACGGCAGCCGCGCGACGCAGGCGGGGCTGCACGGCGTCGCCCTGGTGATGTGCGCGCTCAGCGCGGTCCTGATTCTCTTCACCGCGCTCGACCGCGCGCTGCGCCCGCGCCCCTGA
- a CDS encoding serine hydrolase domain-containing protein, whose protein sequence is MAEHDDRLAAFVREAAERFGIPGVAVGVWADGSERHACHGVTSLENPLPVTPRTLFVLGSVTKTLTATALVRLAEQGRVELDAPVRRYVPDLVLQDESAAARITVRNLLNHTAGLDWNLITDTGEGDDALAGFVAAMAELPLIAEPGARASYSQAGFNLAGRVVERVTGQTYEAAIASLLLEPLGMDESFFAPADVLTRRFAVGHNPDEAGELTVGRLWRGVRGNNPGGGLVSCVADQLRWARFQLGDGRTASGAPLLPTEALHRMREATVALRGSTLGDAIGLGWFLREVDGVRTVGHGGSANGQFAELLTVPERDFAVVTMANAGPNGLLFNQAVVRWALENHLGVVDRDPEPLPYDASRAGEAVGTYAIDAMLLTIATDGASLTMDVGIRPEIRAAADTELPADYLGAALGLLPGDGDDYLVTSGGLQGQRGFFTRDASGAITGVDLAGRLFTRVTPA, encoded by the coding sequence ATGGCAGAGCACGACGACCGGTTGGCCGCCTTCGTCCGCGAGGCCGCCGAGAGGTTCGGCATCCCGGGCGTCGCCGTGGGCGTCTGGGCCGACGGCAGCGAACGGCACGCCTGCCACGGCGTCACCAGCCTGGAGAACCCGCTGCCGGTCACACCGCGGACGCTGTTCGTGCTGGGCTCGGTCACCAAGACCCTGACCGCGACGGCGCTGGTGCGGCTGGCCGAGCAGGGCCGGGTGGAGCTCGACGCGCCGGTACGCCGCTATGTGCCGGACCTGGTCCTCCAGGACGAGTCGGCCGCCGCGAGGATCACCGTGCGGAACCTGCTCAACCACACCGCGGGACTGGACTGGAACCTCATCACCGACACCGGCGAGGGCGACGACGCGCTGGCCGGGTTCGTGGCCGCGATGGCCGAACTGCCGCTGATCGCCGAGCCCGGGGCCCGCGCCTCCTACAGCCAGGCGGGCTTCAACCTGGCCGGCCGGGTCGTCGAGCGCGTCACCGGGCAGACCTACGAGGCGGCGATCGCCTCCCTGCTCCTGGAACCGCTCGGGATGGACGAGAGCTTCTTCGCTCCGGCCGACGTGCTGACCCGCCGCTTCGCGGTCGGCCACAACCCGGACGAGGCGGGGGAACTGACGGTCGGCCGGCTCTGGCGTGGCGTCAGGGGCAACAACCCCGGCGGCGGCCTGGTCTCCTGCGTCGCCGACCAACTGCGCTGGGCCAGGTTCCAGCTCGGCGACGGCCGCACGGCATCCGGCGCACCGCTGCTGCCGACCGAGGCGCTGCACCGGATGCGCGAGGCCACCGTCGCCCTGCGCGGCAGCACGCTCGGCGACGCGATCGGCCTCGGCTGGTTCCTGCGCGAGGTCGACGGCGTCCGGACGGTGGGCCACGGCGGCTCGGCGAACGGCCAGTTCGCGGAGCTGCTCACCGTTCCCGAGCGGGACTTCGCGGTCGTGACGATGGCCAACGCGGGCCCCAACGGCCTGCTGTTCAACCAGGCGGTCGTCCGCTGGGCCCTGGAGAACCACCTGGGCGTCGTCGACCGCGACCCCGAGCCGCTCCCCTACGACGCGTCCCGCGCAGGCGAGGCGGTCGGGACCTACGCGATCGACGCCATGCTGCTGACCATCGCGACCGACGGCGCGTCCCTGACCATGGACGTCGGCATCCGCCCGGAGATCCGCGCGGCCGCCGACACCGAACTCCCCGCGGACTACCTGGGCGCCGCCCTCGGGCTGCTCCCCGGCGACGGCGACGACTACCTGGTCACCTCCGGCGGCCTCCAGGGCCAGCGCGGCTTCTTCACCCGCGACGCCTCCGGCGCGATCACCGGCGTCGACCTGGCCGGCCGCCTCTTCACCCGGGTGACGCCGGCATGA
- a CDS encoding SDR family oxidoreductase: MSQWQSQETEATPGRIALVTGAGSGIGRITARALGRAGWTVVLTGRREDALKETAAEIAEAWVVPADVTDEKAVTDLFGALRARYGRLDLLFNNAGAFGTPAPAAELPAAAWRSVVDVNLTGAFLVAQAAFALMRDQQPGGGRIINNGSISAHVPRPNSVAYSATKHAMTGLTKSLGLEGRAHRIAVGQIDIGNAATEMTERMTQGILQADGRIAVEPVMDAAHVASTVVHIASLPLEVNVPFMTIMATGMPYLGRG; the protein is encoded by the coding sequence ATGTCGCAGTGGCAGTCGCAGGAGACGGAAGCAACGCCGGGGCGGATCGCGCTGGTGACGGGAGCGGGATCGGGCATCGGCCGGATCACCGCGCGGGCGCTCGGCCGAGCGGGCTGGACCGTCGTGCTCACCGGCCGCCGCGAGGACGCGCTCAAGGAGACCGCGGCCGAGATCGCCGAGGCGTGGGTGGTCCCGGCCGACGTGACCGACGAGAAGGCGGTGACCGACCTCTTCGGCGCGCTCCGGGCCCGCTACGGGCGCCTGGACCTGCTCTTCAACAACGCGGGCGCGTTCGGCACGCCCGCTCCCGCCGCGGAGCTGCCGGCCGCGGCGTGGCGCTCCGTCGTGGACGTCAATCTGACCGGCGCCTTCCTGGTCGCCCAGGCCGCCTTCGCGCTGATGCGCGACCAGCAGCCGGGCGGCGGCCGCATCATCAACAACGGCTCGATCTCCGCGCACGTGCCGCGCCCGAACAGCGTCGCCTACTCGGCGACCAAGCACGCCATGACCGGCTTGACCAAGTCGCTCGGCCTGGAGGGCCGCGCGCACCGGATCGCGGTCGGCCAGATCGACATCGGCAACGCCGCCACGGAGATGACGGAGCGGATGACGCAGGGCATCCTGCAGGCGGACGGCCGCATCGCCGTCGAGCCGGTGATGGACGCCGCGCACGTGGCCTCGACGGTGGTGCACATCGCCTCGCTGCCGCTCGAGGTGAACGTGCCGTTCATGACCATCATGGCGACGGGCATGCCGTACCTGGGACGGGGCTGA
- a CDS encoding saccharopine dehydrogenase family protein, whose amino-acid sequence MERQAERAYDIVLFGATGFTGGLAAEYLARNAPQGCRWAVAGRSRVKLEALRERLGLPELPLLVADSADAKALGEVAGSARVVVTTVGPYLEHGEPLVAACAAAGTDYVDLTGEPEFVDLMYARHHATAVASGARMLHACGFDSVPHDLGALYTVTELARRQGKLDGPVAVQGFVRAGGTISGGTLASALLAFSRPRQMGRAASARRAVEERPAGRKVGGRMSGPRWSKDAHAWVVPMPTIDPQVVLRSAAALPEYGPDFSYGHYAAVKRLPIMVGGLLGVVGVALGAQVPPVRRGITRLRPSGAGPDAATRAKSWFTVRFVGESGGVRIHTEVSGGDPGYGETAKMLVETALCLAHDELPETAGQLTTAAACGTALIDRLVAAGIRFRVLDAPPTAAPGR is encoded by the coding sequence ATGGAGCGTCAGGCTGAGCGTGCGTACGACATCGTCCTGTTCGGGGCCACCGGGTTCACCGGGGGGCTGGCCGCCGAGTATCTTGCGCGGAACGCGCCGCAGGGGTGCCGGTGGGCCGTCGCCGGGCGGAGCAGGGTCAAGCTGGAGGCGCTGCGGGAGCGGTTGGGGCTGCCCGAGCTGCCGCTGCTGGTGGCCGACAGTGCGGACGCGAAGGCGCTCGGAGAGGTGGCCGGGTCGGCGCGGGTCGTGGTGACGACCGTGGGGCCGTATCTGGAGCACGGGGAGCCGCTGGTCGCCGCGTGCGCGGCGGCCGGGACGGACTACGTCGACCTCACCGGGGAGCCCGAGTTCGTCGACCTGATGTACGCCCGGCACCACGCCACCGCGGTCGCCAGCGGCGCGAGGATGCTGCACGCCTGCGGCTTCGACTCGGTGCCGCACGACCTGGGGGCGCTGTACACCGTCACGGAGTTGGCCAGGCGTCAGGGGAAGCTGGACGGGCCGGTCGCCGTCCAGGGCTTCGTGCGCGCGGGCGGGACGATCTCCGGCGGGACCCTGGCCTCGGCGCTGCTCGCGTTCTCCCGTCCCCGGCAGATGGGCCGGGCCGCCAGTGCCCGGCGCGCGGTCGAGGAGCGTCCCGCCGGACGGAAGGTCGGCGGGCGGATGTCCGGTCCGCGCTGGTCGAAGGACGCGCACGCCTGGGTCGTGCCGATGCCCACGATCGACCCGCAGGTCGTGCTGCGCTCGGCGGCCGCGCTGCCGGAGTACGGCCCCGACTTCAGCTACGGCCACTACGCCGCCGTCAAGCGGTTGCCGATCATGGTGGGCGGGCTGCTCGGCGTGGTCGGCGTCGCGCTGGGCGCGCAGGTGCCGCCGGTGCGCCGGGGGATCACCAGGCTGCGTCCCTCCGGCGCGGGACCCGACGCGGCGACCAGGGCCAAGAGCTGGTTCACCGTCAGGTTCGTCGGCGAGAGCGGCGGAGTGAGGATCCACACCGAGGTCTCGGGCGGCGACCCCGGCTACGGCGAGACCGCGAAGATGCTGGTCGAGACCGCGCTCTGCCTCGCCCACGACGAGCTTCCCGAGACCGCCGGCCAGCTCACCACGGCGGCGGCCTGCGGCACGGCGCTGATCGACCGTCTGGTCGCGGCCGGCATCCGCTTCCGCGTCCTGGACGCGCCGCCGACGGCGGCGCCCGGCCGGTGA
- a CDS encoding TetR/AcrR family transcriptional regulator, whose amino-acid sequence MPRSTLTREQIVDAAVRLLDEEGLEGLNMRALGKRLGSAATAVYWHVGSKADLISLAGDQVWSAIPLPDPEAVPWRAAATAMAADLHATLVRHPWLVQAFGAYLMFGPGKAGYDDRSLAVHEAAGFVGQEADRAAAAVFTYVLGNALGPAAAASLERGLEGEPEGGSLAEGMARATEVASRFPRLRARLETAAATGYAEAPDDSFAFGLRAILDGLEARLALADGTR is encoded by the coding sequence ATGCCCCGCTCCACGCTGACCCGCGAACAGATCGTCGACGCCGCCGTGCGGCTCCTGGACGAGGAGGGTCTCGAGGGCCTGAACATGCGGGCGCTCGGCAAGCGCCTCGGCTCCGCGGCGACCGCGGTCTACTGGCACGTGGGCAGCAAGGCCGACCTCATCTCCCTCGCGGGCGACCAGGTGTGGAGCGCGATCCCGCTGCCCGACCCCGAGGCCGTCCCCTGGCGCGCGGCGGCCACCGCGATGGCCGCCGACCTGCACGCGACCCTGGTGCGACACCCCTGGCTGGTGCAGGCCTTCGGCGCCTACCTGATGTTCGGGCCCGGCAAGGCCGGCTACGACGACCGCAGCCTCGCCGTCCACGAGGCCGCCGGCTTCGTCGGCCAGGAGGCCGACCGGGCCGCCGCCGCCGTCTTCACCTACGTGCTCGGCAACGCGCTCGGCCCGGCGGCCGCGGCCTCGCTGGAACGCGGCCTGGAGGGCGAGCCCGAGGGCGGCTCGCTCGCCGAGGGCATGGCCCGCGCCACCGAGGTCGCCTCCCGGTTCCCGCGCCTGCGCGCCCGCCTGGAGACCGCGGCGGCGACGGGCTACGCCGAGGCTCCCGACGACAGCTTCGCCTTCGGCCTGCGCGCGATCCTGGACGGCCTGGAGGCCCGACTCGCCCTCGCGGACGGGACGCGGTGA
- a CDS encoding rhomboid-like protein, giving the protein MTASREPAPPLALWALLRRSPFTLGYVCVLLLTHAWILYGLPPARAAAVLRYVSTNTDNLADHPVRALLGSALFFDGTLTDLTSRSFAATFITLGIGVCCFLAWAERRWGSLRAFAVFLAGHVGATLLTAAVIVLAVRQGWYPASVRHSLDYGISYGAQTVMAAGTSLLPRRARPPWALLVLCWPLGGLEMTGPLPDFTTLGHLLAAAIGFALLPLTLRWGRPRTRPV; this is encoded by the coding sequence GTGACGGCTTCCCGCGAGCCCGCGCCGCCGCTCGCACTGTGGGCGCTGCTGCGTCGCTCGCCGTTCACCCTCGGCTACGTCTGCGTGCTGCTGCTCACCCACGCCTGGATCCTCTACGGCCTCCCGCCCGCCCGCGCCGCCGCCGTGCTGCGCTACGTCAGCACCAACACCGACAACCTCGCCGACCACCCGGTCCGCGCGCTGCTCGGCAGCGCCCTCTTCTTCGACGGCACGCTCACCGACCTGACGTCCCGCTCCTTCGCCGCCACCTTCATCACCCTCGGCATCGGCGTCTGCTGCTTCCTCGCCTGGGCCGAGCGCCGCTGGGGGAGCCTGCGCGCCTTCGCCGTCTTCCTCGCCGGCCACGTCGGGGCGACCCTGCTCACCGCCGCCGTCATCGTCCTCGCCGTGCGGCAGGGCTGGTATCCCGCGAGCGTGCGCCACAGCCTCGACTACGGCATCAGCTACGGTGCCCAGACCGTGATGGCGGCCGGCACCTCCCTCCTGCCCCGCCGCGCCCGACCGCCCTGGGCCCTCCTCGTCCTGTGCTGGCCGCTGGGCGGCCTCGAAATGACCGGTCCGCTACCGGACTTCACCACCCTCGGCCACCTCCTGGCGGCGGCGATCGGCTTCGCCCTCCTGCCCCTCACCCTGCGCTGGGGGCGCCCGCGGACCCGGCCGGTCTGA